From one Catharus ustulatus isolate bCatUst1 chromosome 1, bCatUst1.pri.v2, whole genome shotgun sequence genomic stretch:
- the ZNF521 gene encoding zinc finger protein 521 isoform X12, producing MQVHERNKDGSQSASRMEDWKMKDTQKCSQCEEGFDFPEDLQKHIAECHPECSPNEDRSALQCVYCHELFVEETSLVNHMEQAHNGEKKNSCSICSENFHTVEELYSHMDSHQQPESCNHSNSPSLVTVGYTSVSSTTPDSNLSVDSSTMVETAPPIPKGRGRKRAAQQVPDITGPSSKQAKVTYSCIYCNKQLFSSLAVLQIHLKTMHLDKPEQAHICQYCLEVLPSLYNLNEHLKQVHEAPDPALIVSTMPAMVYQCNFCSEVFNDLNTLQEHIRCSHGFANPAAKDSNAFFCPHCYMGFLTDSSLEEHIRQVHCDLSSSRFGSPVLGTPKDPVVEVYSCSYCTNSPIFNSVLKLNKHIKENHKNIPLALNYIHNGKKSRAMSPLSPVTIEQTSLKMMQAVGGAPPRPAGEYICNQCGAKYTSLDGFQTHLKTHLDTVLPKLTCPQCNKEFPNQESLLKHVTIHFMITSTYYICESCDKQFTSVDDLQKHLLDMHTFVFFRCTLCQEVFDSKVSIQLHLAVKHSNEKKVYRCTSCNWDFRNETDLQLHVKHNHLENQGKVHKCIFCGESFGTEVELQCHITTHSKKYNCKFCSKAFHAIILLEKHLREKHCVFETKTQNCGTNGASEQVQKEEVELQTLLTNSQESHNSHDGSEEDVDTSEPMYGCDICGAAYTMETLLQNHQLRDHNIRPGESAIVKKKAELIKGNYKCNVCSRTFFSENGLREHMQTHLGPVKHYMCPICGERFPSLLTLTEHKVTHSKSLDTGNCRICKMPLQSEEEFLEHCQMHPDLRNSLTGFRCVVCMQTVTSTLELKIHGTFHMQKTGNGSAVQSTGRAQHLQKLYKCASCLKEFRSKQDLVKLDINGLPYGLCASCVNLSKSGSPSVNIPSSSNRQGMGQNENLSSIENKGKAGGLKTRCSSCNVKFESETELQNHIQSIHRELVPDSNSTQLKTPQVSPMPRISPSQTEEKKTYQCIKCQMVFYNEWDIQVHVANHMIDEGLNHECKLCNQTFDSPAKLQCHLIEHSFEGMGGTFKCPVCFTVFVQANKLQQHIFSAHGQEDKIYDCTQCPQKFFFQTELQNHTMTQHSS from the exons ATGCAGGTTCACGAGAGGAACAAAGATGGCTCCCAGTCCGCTTCCCGGATGGAGGACTGGAAAATGAAAGACACTCAGAAATGCAGCCAGTGCGAAGAAGGCTTTGATTTTCCTGAAGATCTTCAGAAGCACATTGCAGAATGTCACCCTGAGTGTTCCCCTAATGAAGACCGATCTGCTCTTCAGTGTGTTTACTGTCATGAACTCTTTGTAGAGGAAACGTCCCTAGTAAATCACATGGAGCAGGCTCATAATGGTGAGAAGAAGAATTCATGCAGCATTTGCTCTGAGAACTTTCATACTGTGGAGGAGCTGTACAGCCACATGGACAGTCACCAGCAGCCAGAGTCGTGCAACCACAGCAACAGCCCGTCTTTGGTAACTGTGGGGTACACATCAGTCTCTAGCACTACCCCAGATTCAAATCTCTCCGTGGATAGCTCAACAATGGTGGAAACAGCTCCTCCTATACCAAAAGGTCGTGGAAGGAAGCGGGCAGCTCAGCAAGTGCCAGATATCACTGGTCCTTCAAGTAAGCAGGCAAAAGTTACTTATAGCTGCATTTATTGCAACAAACAGTTGTTCTCCAGCCTTGCAGTTTTGCAGATACACCTGAAAACTATGCATTTAGATAAACCCGAACAAGCCCATATCTGTCAGTATTGTTTGGAGGTATTGCCATCTCTCTACAATCTGAATGAACATCTTAAGCAAGTCCATGAAGCTCCAGACCCAGCACTGATTGTTTCTACCATGCCTGCCATGGTCTACCAGTGCAACTTCTGCTCTGAAGTGTTCAATGACCTCAACACCCTTCAGGAACACATCCGATGTTCTCATGGATTTGCCAACCCTGCTGCTAAGGACAGTAATGCATTCTTTTGTCCCCATTGTTACATGGGATTTCTTACAGATTCTTCCCTGGAAGAGCATATTAGACAAGTCCATTGTGATCTTAGCAGTTCCCGTTTTGGTTCTCCTGTGCTCGGAACCCCAAAAGACCCAGTGGTGGAGGTGTATTCTTGTTCTTACTGTACCAATTCTCCAATATTTAATAGTGTTCTTAAACTGAACAAGCATATCAAGGAGAACCATAAGAACATTCCTTTGGCGCTGAATTACATCCACAATGGGAAAAAGTCCAGAGCCATGAGTCCATTATCTCCTGTAACCATTGAGCAGACCTCTTTAAAGATGATGCAGGCAGTTGGAGGTGCTCCTCCTCGTCCTGCCGGGGAATATATTTGTAATCAGTGTGGTGCTAAGTATACTTCCTTGGATGGTTTTCAGACTCATTTGAAAACACATCTTGACACTGTCCTGCCAAAACTGACCTGCCCTCAGTGCAACAAGGAATTCCCAAATCAGGAGTCACTGCTGAAGCATGTTACCATTCATTTCATGATCACCTCAACCTACTACATCTGTGAAAGCTGTGACAAGCAGTTCACTTCTGTGGATGACTTGCAGAAACACCTACTAGACATGCATACGTTTGTGTTCTTCCGCTGCACCTTGTGCCAAGAGGTTTTTGACTCCAAAGTCTCCATTCAGCTGCACTTGGCTGTGAAGCACAGCAACGAGAAGAAGGTCTACAGATGTACATCTTGCAACTGGGATTTCCGCAATGAGACTGACCTACAGCTTCATGTGAAGCACAACCACCTGGAGAACCAAGGCAAAGTACATAAGTGCATTTTCTGTGGTGAATCCTTTGGTACGGAGGTGGAGCTGCAGTGTCACATCACTACGCACAGCAAGAAGTACAACTGCAAGTTCTGCAGCAAAGCTTTCCATGCTATCATCTTGCTGGAAAAGCACTTGAGGGAAAAACACTgtgtttttgaaacaaaaactcAAAACTGTGGAACGAATGGGGCATCTGAGCAAGTTCAGAAGGAAGAAGTGGAACTCCAGACCTTGTTGACAAATAGCCAGGAATCCCATAACAGCCACGATGGCAGTGAAGAAGATGTGGACACATCTGAGCCTATGTATGGCTGTGACATTTGTGGAGCAGCTTACACCATGGAGACTCTCTTGCAGAATCACCAGCTGCGAGACCACAACATTCGACCTGGAGAAAGTGCCATAGTGAAGAAAAAGGCTGAACTCATTAAAGGGAATTACAAGTGTAATGTGTGCTCTCGAACATTCTTCTCTGAAAATGGGCTTCGAGAGCACATGCAGACACACTTGGGACCAGTGAAACACTATATGTGCCCAATCTGTGGTGAGCGGTTTCCGTCTCTTCTGACTCTTACTGAACATAAGGTCACACATAGTAAGAGCCTGGACACTGGAAACTGCAGGATCTGCAAGATGCCACTCCAGAGTGAGGAGGAATTTCTAGAGCATTGCCAAATGCACCCTGACCTGAGGAACTCCTTGACGGGGTTCCGCTGTGTGGTGTGCATGCAGACGGTGACCTCCACGCTGGAACTGAAAATCCATGGCACGTTCCATATGCAGAAAACTGGGAATGGTTCTGCCGTGCAGTCCACGGGACGTGCACAGCATCTCCAGAAACTGTACAAGTGTGCATCTTGCCTGAAGGAATTCCGTTCAAAACAGGATTTAGTGAAACTTGACATCAACGGTCTGCCATATGGTCTGTGTGCTAGCTGTGTTAATCTCAGTAAAAGTGGTAGTCCAAGTGTCAACATCCCTTCAAGCAGTAACAGACAAGGCATGGGCCAAAATGAGAACTTGAGTTCCATTGAGAACAAAGGCAAGGCAGGGGGACTGAAGACTCGCTGTTCTAGTTGCAATGTAAAGTTTGAATCAGAAACTGAACTCCAAAATCATATTCAGTCAATCCACAGAGAACTTGTTCCAGACAGCAACAGTACACAGCTGAAAACACCACAAGTATCTCCAATGCCTAGAATCAGCCCCTCCCAAACTGAAGAG AAGAAGACCTACCAGTGCATCAAATGTCAGATGGTTTTCTACAACGAGTGGGATATCCAAGTTCATGTTGCAAACCACATGATTG